The following proteins are encoded in a genomic region of Neomonachus schauinslandi chromosome 7, ASM220157v2, whole genome shotgun sequence:
- the LOC110591050 gene encoding 60S ribosomal protein L37-like, producing the protein MTKGTSSFGKRCNKTHTLCRRCGSKAYHLQKSTCGKCGYPAKRKRKYNWSAKAKRRNTTGTGRMRHLKIVYRRFRHGFREGTTPKPKRAAVAASSSS; encoded by the coding sequence ATGACGAAGGGGACGTCATCGTTTGGGAAGCGTTGCAATAAGACGCACACGCTGTGCCGCCGCTGTGGCTCGAAGGCCTACCACCTTCAGAAGTCCACCTGTGGCAAATGCGGCTATCCTGCCAAGCGCAAGAGAAAGTATAACTGGAGTGCCAAGGCTAAAAGACGAAACACCACTGGGACCGGTCGAATGAGGCACCTAAAAATTGTATACCGCAGATTCAGGCATGGATTCCGTGAAGGAACAACACCTAAGCCCAAGAGGGCAGCTGTTGCAGCATCCAGTTCATCTTAA